In Maribacter dokdonensis DSW-8, the DNA window AAATTTGGCTCCATTTAGAACTTGGGACGAAACTTATGTTCATGATAAAATAGCTGATGATATTACCGTTTTAATGGAGCGTGTAGAAGGTGATCACCGTGAACCTTACACATGGGTAAAAGAAGTAGGAGAAGGCAAAATATTTTATACAGCTTTTGGTCATGACGATCGTACATGGAACAATAAAGGATTTCAAAGCTTAATTAAATCTGGAATTCTTTGGGCTGTAAATAAAAAGGTTAAAAAGAATTGGACAGCATTTATGGCCAATATGCCAATATTATCCTATGAAGAACGAGCAAACATACCAAACTATGAAAAAAGAGATCCTGCGCCAAAATATCAACTACCGTTATCTGCAGAAGCATCAAAAAAATTAATTCAGGTACCTGCGGGTTTTGAAGTACAACTGTTTGCATCTGAACCAGATATTATAAACCCAATTGCTATGGATTGGGATGAACAGGGTAGGTTATGGGTTATTGAAACTGTCGATTATCCAAATACTGTTCGTAATGATAATAGTAAAGGTGATGATAAGGTAAAAATTTTGGAAGATACCGATGGTGACGGAAAAGCGGATAAGGTAACCATCTTCGCAGAAGAATTGAATATACCTACAAGTTTTACTTTTTATGATGGCGGTATTATAGTTTCACAGGCACCTCATTTTATTTTCTTAAAAGATACTGATGGTGATGATAAAGCAGATGTAAAAGAGATACTAATAGATGGATGGGGAACTTTTGATACACATGCAGGACCATCAAATCTGCAATATGGTATTGACAATAATCTTTACGGTGTAGTAGGGTATTCAGGGTTTGATGGAAATGCTTTTGGACAAGATTTAAAATTCAATCAGAATGTCTATCGTTTTAACCCCAAGAAGAAAACTTTTGAAGTTATTACTAATACCAGTAATAACACTTGGGGGTTGGGCATAACGGAAGATAACGAGATATTCGCATCTACAGCGAACAACACGCATAGTGCATTTGTAGCTATTCCGAATAAAAACCTAAAGGATGTAAAAGGAATTGGGGCTGACGGAAGTGCTAAAATAGACGGGCATTATTATATGCAGCCAATTACTTCAAATGTAAGACAAGTAGATGTTTTTGGAGGGTTTACTGCAGCGGCGGGTCACTATTTCTATACTGCACGTGCATATCCGGAGCCGTATTGGAACAAAATAGCCTTTGTATGTGAGCCAACGGGTGGGCTAGTGCACCAAGCTAAAATAGTCAATAATGGTTCTGGTTATGCTGAAGAAGATTATGGTAATTTATTTGCATCTGCGGATGAATGGAGTTCACCGGTAGATGCCAAGGTTGGACCTGACGGAGCTGTTTGGATTGCAGATTGGTATAATTTTATAGTACAGCACAACCCTACACCTAATGAAGATCGTGGCGGATATAACGCAGAAAATGGAGACGGTAATGCCTATGTAAATCCTTTAAGGGATAAAGGTCATGGTAGAATTTGGCGTGTGGTACCAAAAGATGATGATACCTATGAGCCAAAACAATTGTCAAAAAAACAACCAGATGTTTTATTGAAAGCATTAAGTGATGACAATAAATTTTGGAGGTTAACCGCCCAACGCCTTATAGTTGAAAATGAGTATGTTGACTTATTAAGTGGTCTTTATGAATTAGTGAATGACCAACATGTTGATCAAAACGGATTAAATAATGCTGCAATACATGCCCTTTGGACTATTAATGGATTAAATGCCATTGAAAATAATAATGAAGCACTTAAAGTAGTACGTAGTGCATTATATCATAAAGCATGGGCAGTTAGAAAAGCTGCATTGCAAATGTTACCTAGAAATACACAGACCGATGCAGCTATATTAAAAGCCAATACACTTTATGATACAGACCCTCGTGTTCAATTGGCAACATTACTTTATTTTACAGAAAGACCCTCTTCCACGAAAATGGGGCAACTAATGTATAACCTTTCACAAGACCATAAGGTGATGAGTGATCCTTGGTTATATAAGGCACTTTATGCCAATGCGGCCATTCATTTAAGCGGGTTTTTAAATGCGTTTCATAAAGCCAATCCTACACATGAAATTTCTTTTGAAAAAAGAGTTGATATGAGTTTGGTCAATTACGATGACAGCGATTGGGAAACTATGGAGTTGCCCCAGTATATTGAAAATGCCGGACTGGATATTGATGGTGTTATTTGGTTTAGAAGAGAAGTACATATACCGGCCAACATGGTTAAGGGTGCTGCAATATCGTTAGGTCCCATTGATGATTCAGATATTACCTATATCAACGGAATTGAAGTAGGTAGTATGGCATCAAGTTATAGTTCCAATAGACATTATAAAATTCCAGATGGGGTATTAAAACCAGGTAAAAATACGATTGCCATTAAAGTTGAAGATACTGGAGGCGAAGGTGGTATTTATGGTAATTTTTGGCAGATGTATATAGAAGCAGGTGAATCCTTGGTTAGGATCAATGGAGCCTATAAATATAAAGTCGAAAAAAGCTTTTTGGATCAAGAGGAAAAAGTAACTAACGTTTTTGATATGGTCAACCTCTTATATAAGTACTACGATAATCAATCTAACAAAATTGAAGCTCAAGAAAACATTGATCAAAATGACGCTAAGGTGATTGAAATCAAGGTTTTAAAAAATGAAATGAAGTTCAATGTTACCAGGTTTGAGGTAAATGCTAGTGAACAAGTAGAATTGGTATTGAAAAATCCTGATTATATGCAGCATAATTTGGTCATAACTAAACCCGGTAAAAAAGATATTGTAGGAAAAGCGGCAGATAAAATGGCTGCGGATCCTAATGCTGCGACACTTAATTATGTACCGCAATTGGGCGATGTGCTATTTGCAACACCAATATTGAATCCAGATGAAACGTATTCCCTAAAGTTTACGGCCCCAAGTAAACCAGGTGAATACCCATATATCTGTACCTTTCCCGGACATTGGAGAATTATGCAAGGGGTAATGATCGTTAAATAGATGAGAGATTTGAATAAGAATAAGTTGGTTTTCGGAGTGAGTACTTGGCTGTGGCAATCACCATTTTCCACTGAAAGTATTGGATTGTTTCCAAAAATTAAAAAAATGGGTTTTGATGTTGTTGAAATCCCCATAGAGGATCCGTTATTAATCAATGCGGCAGAAGTAAAAAAAGCGCTAGATGATTATGGTTTAAAAGCTTCTATTTGCGGGGCATTTGGACCAACTAAAGACCTGACCAGTAAGGATGAGAAAGTACATTTGCATTGCTTTGAATATTTAGAGCAATGTTTTGAAATCTGCAGTGTATTTGGCGCAACATCTTTTGTTGGCCCTTTATATTCGGCTGTAGGAAAGGCGCGTATGTTATCTACAGATCAAAGAAAGACAGAATGGGATTTAGCGGTAGCCAATGTAAAACATGCTTGTCATTTAGCTTATGCATATGATCTTAAAATAGGAATAGAGCCATTGAACAGGTTTGAGTCAGATATGGTCAATACGGCAGAAGATGTAATGCAGTTAATTGCAGATGTGGATCATAAAGCCGCTATGGTATCTTTAGATAGTTTTCATATGACGATAGAAGAAAACAATCTACGTAAAGCTATAAATGTAGTAGGTGATAAACTTATACATATTCAAGTCTCTGAAAATCATAGAGGTACTCCTGGTACCGGGCTCACCCCTTGGAACGATATTTACCTAGGTCTTAAGGATATTAATTATAACGGAGCTATGGTCATTGAAAGTTTTACTCCGGAGATAAAGGAATTGGCTAGTGCCGTTTGTATATGGAAGACCAAGGCAAAGAGTCAAGATGAATTTGCACAAAATGGACTAGAATTTTTAAGAAGAACATTTAAGGATTAACATATGAATTTAAGTGATAAAAAAATTAAGATCGCTATAATAGGACTTGGCTTTGGAGCAGAATTTATTCCTATTTATAAAAAACATCCTAATGCGGAATTGGTAGCATTATGTCAACGAAACGATAAAAAACTCCAACAAATAGCGGATGTGTTTAATATAGAAAAAAGATATACTTCTTACGAGGAGCTTTTGAAGGATCCAGATATAGACGCAGTGCATATAAATACACCAATACCTCTTCATGGTCAGCAATCTATACAAGCATTAAGGGCAGGTAAACATGTAGCCTGTACGGTGCCTATGGCAACAACTGTTGATGAATGTAGGCAAATTGTGGCCTTGATCCAAGAAACCGGGTTAACTTATATGATGATGGAAACCGTGGTATATGCTAGGGAGTTTTTATTCATGAAAGAGTTATATGAAAATGGTAATCTGGGGAAAATTCAATTTTTAAAAGCAAGTCATCAACAAGATATGGATGGTTGGCCCAATTACTGGCCGGGCTTACCGCCAATGCACTATGCTACACATTGTGTAGGACCGGTTTTAGGATTAACTCAGAATGAGGCAGAATATGTCTCTTGCTTTGGGTCTGGTACAATTCGCGATGAACTAATTAAAGAATACAATTCACCATTCGCTGTAGAAACTACCCATATTAAATTTAGAAATTCCGATTTAAGTGCTCAGGTATATCGCTCTTTGTTTGATGTAGCACGGCAGTATAGGGAAAGTTTTGAAGTATACGGTTCCAAGAAATCTGTAGAATGGCCCTTGATCAAGGGTAAACCCCTTGTAATGCATACGGCCAAGAAACCAGAACAGGAAATACCTGAAGAGGTTGTCTGTCCGGATTTTGCAAAGTTGTTGCCCAAAGAAATTCAGTCATTTACCACACACGGCGTATATGATGAGGATGATAATCAACATTTATCCTTTACCCAAGGGGCTGGTCATGGTGGTTCTCACCCTCATTTAGTACATGCTTTTGTAAACGGTTTGCTCAATGACACTACTCCTTATCCGAATGCAAAACAGTCTGCTAACATTACATGTGTGGGTATTTTATCACACGAATCCGCTTTAAAAGGAGGAGAGATCATAAAACTGCCAGATTTTACTTTTACAGATTAAAATACAGTAGGGCTTTAAATTATAAATACAGTCTTAATGACCATTTTAGGGCATTAAGACTGTGTAATATTATATTAATGGTTCCAGATTATTTTTATTAAATAATTAAATGAATGGTAAGCTCATTTTCAAACATCGATCTCAACAACTAATTGTTTGTTCAAAATGCCTATGCCGCCAGCCATTAAACCGCTTATTTCTTCCTTTTCAATTTGTAGTTTAACGGTAATTAAACTGGGCGAAGGCGGTACCATATATTTGCCTTGTTGAATATGAAAAGTACTTTTCTGTTGCTTTAGAATATCAAATAAATAGCTCCCCAGCGGACCGGCGGCCATACCTGTACCGGCTTCTTCCAAAATACCATAACGCGGACCGAACATTCTTGCGGTAGCATCATATGAAGTATCTGTGGTAAACGCATAGTAACCAATGAGATTCAACTCGTCGCTGATTTTATTGATCATGTCAAAATCGGGTACTATATTCTTTAATGTTTCGCTGTTTTTAACGGGAATAAGCAAAAATGAATTACCCGTATGTACGGATAGCATAGGGGCATTTGGTAAAACATCCGCTGTACGTAATCCAAGTGATTGTAAAACGGCATGTTTGTCGCTTATTTCAGTATATTTTGGGGGCAATTGCTCCATAAACGCTAAATCCCCTATGATTTCTATTTTTCGACTGCCATCAATCGTTTCTTTTGAAGAGCTATTTTTGGTTAATATGCCCATTTGCTTTAAATAAGAGAATGTGGCAACAGTGGCATGACCACAATGCGCAATTTGCTTGT includes these proteins:
- a CDS encoding sugar phosphate isomerase/epimerase family protein, translated to MNKNKLVFGVSTWLWQSPFSTESIGLFPKIKKMGFDVVEIPIEDPLLINAAEVKKALDDYGLKASICGAFGPTKDLTSKDEKVHLHCFEYLEQCFEICSVFGATSFVGPLYSAVGKARMLSTDQRKTEWDLAVANVKHACHLAYAYDLKIGIEPLNRFESDMVNTAEDVMQLIADVDHKAAMVSLDSFHMTIEENNLRKAINVVGDKLIHIQVSENHRGTPGTGLTPWNDIYLGLKDINYNGAMVIESFTPEIKELASAVCIWKTKAKSQDEFAQNGLEFLRRTFKD
- a CDS encoding PhzF family phenazine biosynthesis protein, yielding MEKSKQKITVQILNAFAEHGKGGNPAGVVLNADALTNKNKLEIAKKVGLSETAFVSKSTTDDFKLDFFTPNKQIAHCGHATVATFSYLKQMGILTKNSSSKETIDGSRKIEIIGDLAFMEQLPPKYTEISDKHAVLQSLGLRTADVLPNAPMLSVHTGNSFLLIPVKNSETLKNIVPDFDMINKISDELNLIGYYAFTTDTSYDATARMFGPRYGILEEAGTGMAAGPLGSYLFDILKQQKSTFHIQQGKYMVPPSPSLITVKLQIEKEEISGLMAGGIGILNKQLVVEIDV
- a CDS encoding Gfo/Idh/MocA family protein, whose product is MNLSDKKIKIAIIGLGFGAEFIPIYKKHPNAELVALCQRNDKKLQQIADVFNIEKRYTSYEELLKDPDIDAVHINTPIPLHGQQSIQALRAGKHVACTVPMATTVDECRQIVALIQETGLTYMMMETVVYAREFLFMKELYENGNLGKIQFLKASHQQDMDGWPNYWPGLPPMHYATHCVGPVLGLTQNEAEYVSCFGSGTIRDELIKEYNSPFAVETTHIKFRNSDLSAQVYRSLFDVARQYRESFEVYGSKKSVEWPLIKGKPLVMHTAKKPEQEIPEEVVCPDFAKLLPKEIQSFTTHGVYDEDDNQHLSFTQGAGHGGSHPHLVHAFVNGLLNDTTPYPNAKQSANITCVGILSHESALKGGEIIKLPDFTFTD
- a CDS encoding PVC-type heme-binding CxxCH protein, which gives rise to MKTYSYPFLFLSLIICLSACSPMGKERLDDKPRRIELLFLGHELEHHNSRTYFPILASALTKDGINITYTEKQSDLNEENLRLYDGLIMYGNQEEISHNEEKALLSFVENGNAFIPIHSASFCFKNSNEYIKLVGAQFKSHHTGTFMAEIVNKDHPVTKNLAPFRTWDETYVHDKIADDITVLMERVEGDHREPYTWVKEVGEGKIFYTAFGHDDRTWNNKGFQSLIKSGILWAVNKKVKKNWTAFMANMPILSYEERANIPNYEKRDPAPKYQLPLSAEASKKLIQVPAGFEVQLFASEPDIINPIAMDWDEQGRLWVIETVDYPNTVRNDNSKGDDKVKILEDTDGDGKADKVTIFAEELNIPTSFTFYDGGIIVSQAPHFIFLKDTDGDDKADVKEILIDGWGTFDTHAGPSNLQYGIDNNLYGVVGYSGFDGNAFGQDLKFNQNVYRFNPKKKTFEVITNTSNNTWGLGITEDNEIFASTANNTHSAFVAIPNKNLKDVKGIGADGSAKIDGHYYMQPITSNVRQVDVFGGFTAAAGHYFYTARAYPEPYWNKIAFVCEPTGGLVHQAKIVNNGSGYAEEDYGNLFASADEWSSPVDAKVGPDGAVWIADWYNFIVQHNPTPNEDRGGYNAENGDGNAYVNPLRDKGHGRIWRVVPKDDDTYEPKQLSKKQPDVLLKALSDDNKFWRLTAQRLIVENEYVDLLSGLYELVNDQHVDQNGLNNAAIHALWTINGLNAIENNNEALKVVRSALYHKAWAVRKAALQMLPRNTQTDAAILKANTLYDTDPRVQLATLLYFTERPSSTKMGQLMYNLSQDHKVMSDPWLYKALYANAAIHLSGFLNAFHKANPTHEISFEKRVDMSLVNYDDSDWETMELPQYIENAGLDIDGVIWFRREVHIPANMVKGAAISLGPIDDSDITYINGIEVGSMASSYSSNRHYKIPDGVLKPGKNTIAIKVEDTGGEGGIYGNFWQMYIEAGESLVRINGAYKYKVEKSFLDQEEKVTNVFDMVNLLYKYYDNQSNKIEAQENIDQNDAKVIEIKVLKNEMKFNVTRFEVNASEQVELVLKNPDYMQHNLVITKPGKKDIVGKAADKMAADPNAATLNYVPQLGDVLFATPILNPDETYSLKFTAPSKPGEYPYICTFPGHWRIMQGVMIVK